CGCGATTTCGCGGGAGTAGATGGTCTCGTCGATGGTGAACAGCACCACGTGCAGGTTCTTCTCGAGGCCGTACTTCTCGAGCAGCGGGCGCAGGTTCTCGGTGTAGCTGGTGGCCAAGGGGATGTCGTGGCCGGTGTCGGCTCCGAGCTTCGCGAAGGTCTGCGAGCTGTGGTTGCGGTAGACGCCGGGGTGGATGGTCATCACCAGGCCATCGTTGACGCTCATCCGCGCGGACTGCAGCAGCATGTGCCCGGCGAAGGTGCGGCTCTCCTCAGCGGAGAGTTCGCCGCGCACGGCGCGGCGGTAGAGGGCCGCGGCATCCGTCTCGTCAAGGTCGACGGTGAGCGGATGCAGCACACCGTGGTCGGCGCTGACGGCGCCGTGCTCCACGAAGTGGGCGCGACGGCCCTCGAGGGCGCGCAGGTAGCCGGCGAAGTCGTCAGTGGCGGTTCCCGCCCATTCGGTGAGCCGGCCGACCTTGTCGGCGAACGCGGGGTTCGCCGGGTCGAGGTAGGCGTCGGGGCGGAAGGTGGGCAGCACCCGGCCGTGGAAGGAGGAGTCGGCGGCGAGGGCCTTGTGCACGCTGAGGTCGTCCATCGGGTCATCGGTGGTGGCCATTACCTCGATGCGGAAGCGCTCGAACAGCGCGCGCGGCCGGTACTCCGGGGTGTCGAGGTGGCGTGAGATGGTGTCGAACAGCTGGTCGGCGGTCTCGGCAGACGGCTCGAGGTCGACGCCGAACAGGGTGGAGAGCTCGTGGGTGAGCCAGTATCCGGATGCCGTGCCGGCGAAGAGGTGCCAGTTGCTGGCGAGGATTCGCCAGGCGCTGCGCGGGTCGACCGGGGCGCTGGTTCCGACGCCGAGCGTGGCGAGATCGATCCCCGCGGAGTGCAGCAGCCGGGTGACGTAGTGGTCGTAGGTGATGAACAGGTTCGCCGGGTCGGAGAACGGTTCGTCGTCGAGCAGCAGGCTCGGCGCCACGTGTCCGTGGGGCGAGATGATCGGCAGCGCCTCCACTCGCTCGTACAGCCCGCGGGCCACCTCGCGGGTGGCGGGGTCTGCGGGAAACAGGCGGTCGGGGTCAAGCTGCAGCGTCATTGGCACTCCTCAATTGAAATGGGCGCACTAGAGTCTGTCAACCGGTTGCCAACGGTTGCAACTCGAGTTATGTTGCCAACGGTTGCAACACGAGTTATTAGGAGCGGGGCGCGCGCCCGGTGGATTCGCGCACGATTAATTCTGTGGGCAGCAACCCGGCGTCGGCCTCGGTGCTGCGCTCGAGCAGAATGCGCACCGCACGTGCGCCGGCGTCGGCGAGCGGCGTGCGGATGGTGGTGAGCGGCGGATTGGTGAAGTCGGCTCCGAAGATGTCGTCGAAGCCCACGATGCTGAGCTGGTCGGGCACGATCACGCCGCGCTCCCCCGCCTCGCGAAGCAGGCCGATCGCCATCAGGTCGTTGTATGCGATGATCGCGGTCGCGTCGACGTCGAGACACTGGCTGAATGCCGCCCGGCCGCCGTCGAGCGTCGGCGTGCCTGGGCCGATCTCGACGAAGTCCATCCCGCGCCCGGCCGCGGCCTCGGCGATCGCCTCGCTGCGCTTGCGGCTAATCCACGACGTGGCCGGGCCGGCCAAGAACGCGATCGAGCGGTGGCCGAGGTCGTACAGGTGGTTGACCGCAGGGTTCACCCCGGTGGACACGTCTGGCAGCACGGAGTCGACACCCTCGACGTCGCGGTTGATCACCACGAGCGGCTTGCGGGAGGCCAGGCTCTGAATCTGGGTGTCACCCAGTCGGGTGGTGGCGAGCACGAGGCCGTCAACCGACGGAAGCACGCGTTCGGCCGCGGCGGCTTCCCGCTCCCCCGACTCCTGCGACTCGGCAATGATCAGGGTGTAGCCGTTCTGGGCGGCGGCGTGTTCGGCGCCGCGCACGATCCCGAACAGCATCGGGTTGGTGATGTCGGCGACGAGCAGCCCGAGTGTCAGCGTCCTGCCGGTCGGCAGCGCCCGCGCGATGGGGTTGACGCGGTAGTTGAGCTGCTTCGCGGCGGCCCGGATCCGCTCTTCTGTCTTCACATTGATGCGGCCCGGTTGGCTGAGCGCGCGGGAGACGGTTGACGGATTCACGTCGGCGAGGCGGGCGATGTCATAGATCGTCGGCGCCGTCTTGCCGTTGCGCCCACGACGTGCCGGTGGCGGGTCGGCGACCGCTTCACCGTTGCTGCTCGTCATTGTCGCTCCTTCAATGCTGGCTCGGGAACCAAGCATCCTTCAACGCTAACGCTCCGGCAGTGATTAGAGCTGCATTCACGCCACCGCACTGGCTGGTTCCTCCTGAACTCGCTGCTGTTCGAGCAGTTTGGGTCAGCCGGCCGTCTCGTCGACGGTCGCGGTGTCGGCACCGGCGGCGAGCACCAGCTCGTCGTAGTCACCGTTCAGCACGTCGGCGAACTTCACCGGGGTGCCGAGCATTTGCGAGACGTAGACCGTGTGCACCAGGGCCAGCGCCTCGGTGGCCTGCGCGACGGTGACGCCGGGTTCACGGCCGGTCTGGATGGCCTCGAGGATGTCTTCGTACTGCAGCAGGTGGCCCTCGAACAGTTCGAACTCGAGCGGCGCACCGGTCACGTTCTTCTCGCCGACCTCGTTCACCGCCTGGTTCGCGAGCAGGCCGTAGCCGCGCAGTTCGCCCGGGGCGTGCGCGTCGTCGGCGTGGAAGTACTCCAGTTGGTTGTTCAGGATGAACGCCGAGCCGGTGGAGCCGTGCACCTGGATTCGGGTGGCGTTCTCGGGGAAGGCGTTGGTGGTGGCGAGCAGGGTGGCGAACGCGCCGCTTTCGAAGCGGATGACGGATGCCGCGACATCCTCGACCTCGACCCGTTCGTGGGCGAGCAGTGCCGTGTATCCGAATACCTCGACCGGTCGGCCGAGGAAGTGCAGCAGCTGGTCGACCGCGTGCACGCCCTGGTTCATCAGCGCGCCTCCGCCGTCAAATTGCCAGGTTCCGCGCCAGTCGCCGGAGTCGTAGTACTCCTGGCTGCGCCACCAGGCGACGGTGACGGTCGCCGAGGTGACCCGGCCGAATCGGCCGTCGTCGATCGCCCGCTTCACGGCCACGGTTGTGGGCGAGAAGCGGTTCTGGCTGATCACCGAGACGGTGATGCCGCGCTCCCGGGCGGCCTCGGCCAGTTCGCTGATCCGGCGGGCGCGCGCCAGGTGCACGTCGATCGGCTTCTCGATCACCACGTGCAGGCCGGCGGCGATGGCCTCTTCGGCGATGACCGCGTGGGAGCCGCTCGGGGTGGTGATCGCGACCAGGTCGATGTGGGTCGACGCCAGCGCGGCGGCGAGCGACGGGAAGGTCTGCGGCCGCGGGCCCTCGAGGTCAGTGGCGACGTACTCGGCGACGGCCTCCGCCTGCGTGGTGACGGAGTCGATCACGGCCACCAGGTTCAGCGCCGGGTGGGCAACTGCCACCCTGGCGTGCGCCCGGCCGATGACGCCTGCGCCGACGATCGCCACGGTGAGCGGTGTGGTCGGGGTGCTGGCAAGCGGTTGCGGCTGCGGCATTGCGTCGCCTTCCTAGTGTTCGCGTCATTGGGAACCCTGCCGTGAACAACTCCGGGAAGGCCTTGGCCGCTACTCTAAACAGATCTGTGGCGCGGCGCAACCGATTGCCAAACTGTTTGGCAATCGGTTGCGATTTGTTACCCAAGCGTGGCTAGACGGCGCGCTCGGGGAACTTGCCCTCGTCGCGGATGCGGTCGTTCAGCTCGGCGAGGAACTCGTCCTCGTCGAAGTCGAGCGACACCTCGGCGCCCGTCCAGCTGGACAGGTGGATCGCGTTGGCCAGCCGCACGCCCTTGATGCCGTCGGTGCCGGCGGCGAGCAGCGGGGTGCCGTCGAGGATGTTGGCGGCGAAGTTCGCCAGCACGCCGGAGTGCTGCGCACCCCACACCGAGTCGAACTCGATGGTCTCCTGCGAGTACAGCTCGTCCTTGTCCAGTTGGCCGGTGAACAGCTTCATCACGTCGTCCATGTCCATCTCGGCGCTCAGTTCGCGCTCGGGCTTCGTCAGCCGGCTGACGGTGGCGACCTTGCTGTTCTCGACCACGATCTTGCCCTGGTCGCCGAGGATCTCGAACCGGTCGGTGCCGATCAGGTCGTGCGTCGCCGTGACGAACACCCCGGTGACGCCGTTGCCGTAGTCGGCCAGCACGGTCACCTCGTCTTCCACGGCGATGTCGCGGCGGAACCCGTAGGCGACCTTCGCGTAGACCGACTTCGGCGCTCCGCAGATCCACTGCCAGAGGTCGAGCTGGTGCGGCGCCTGGTTGACGAGCACGCCGCCGCCCTCGCCGCCCCACGTCGCGCGCCACTCGCTCTGGTCGTAGTAGCCCTGCGGCCGCCACCAGTTTGTGATGATCCAGTTCGAGCGCAGGATGTTGCCGATCTCGCCGTTCTCGACGATCTCCTTCAACCGGATGTACAGCGGGTTGTTGCGCTGGTTGAACATGATGCCGAAGCTCAGCTCGGGCTTGGTGGCAGCGAACGCGTTCAGCTCGGCGACCTGCTTGGTGTACACCCCGGCCGGCTTTTCCACCAGCGCGTGGATGTCGCGGCTCAGGGCCGCGATACCCATCTCCGGGTGCAGGAAATGCGGCACGGTGGTGATGACCGCGTCAACCGTGCCGCTGTCGAGCAGGGCGACGTAGTCGTCGAAGAACGGCACGTCGGGATACACGGATGCCGCGACATCCGCCTTCGCCGGATCAATGTCGGCAATCGCGCCGATGACCATGTTCGGCACGAGTCCGTCGGCGATGAACTTGGCGTACATCGAACCCTGGGCGCCGAGGCCGATGATTCCGAGGCGGACCTGGGCTGTGGGTGCTGCGTCTGTCATGAAGCTGGAGTTCCCGTTCTGTTGTGTATCGATTACTTCGTCGTAACGTCGAGGCGCGCCAGCAGGCCCGCGAAGGCGCGCGCGGCTTCACCGAACGCGGTGGGGCCGGAGAACCCGCCGAGTTCGAACGCGCTGGCCAGGTGCGGCTCGAGCGAGGCGAACCCGGTGTAGCCGTCGTCGCGCAGCGCGGTGAGCGTCTCGACGAGTTCGCCGTCGCCCTGCCCGGCCGGCACCACCTCGCCGGTTGCCGCCACGGCATCCTTCACCTGCAGGTAGTCGACGTACGGGCGTAGCATCGCGTAGCCGTCGCTGAACGGGCGAACGCCCACCTGCACGAAGTTGGCGTTGTCCCAGGCCAGCCGCAGCGCGGGCGAGCCGACGCTCTCGACCAGGTCGAGCAGGCGCTCCGGGATGTCGCCGTAGATGTCCTTCTCGTTCTCGTGCAGCAGCACGACGCGCTCTTTCTCGGCCTCGTCGGCGAGCAGGCGCATCCGCAGCATGACGTCATCACGGATGTCGTGGACCGCGACCCCCTCGCCGCGGAAGAACGAGAACACCCGGATGTTCGGGGTCTCGAGCGCGTGCGCGACGCGGATGATGCGGCGCAGCCGCTGCACCTCGAGGTCGGGATCAAGCGCGACGTCGACCTTGCCGATCGGCGAGGCGACAGCGGATGCCGTCATCCCCTCGTCCTGCAGCAGGCTCTTCAGCTGCCCCAGCTGGTCGTCGTCGAGGTCCACGACGTTGATGCCCCAGGCGCTGCGCACCTCGATGTGGCTGGCGCCGAGCGCCTTGAGCACGGCGATCTGGATCCGCGGGTCTGGATCGATCTCGTCACCGAATCCTGAGAGTGTCCAGGCAACCTGACTTGTCGATACCACGGGGATTCCGCCTTCCAAAGTGTTCGCTGCGATGGGGACCCAGACCGTGCGCTGACGGGAGGGCTTGCCGGCAACTCTAGGCGTTTGGCAATCGGTTGACAAGAATCCCAGTTACCGGTGCGATAGTGGAAACCACGCGTCATCGCGCGCCCTCGCTGCCACCCCAAACACAAGGACGTCACCATGATCGATCTCACCGCGAGCCCGTTCAACCTCGACGACGAGGGGGTGGCCTGGGTCAGGGACACCATCGATTCCCTCACGCTCGAGGAGAAGATCGGGCAGCTGTTCATCAACCTGAACACCTCGTTCAGCCCGGAGTACCTCGACCGCATCGTCGGCGAGTACAAGGTCGGCGGCATCCGGTACATGGGCGCCTCCTCCACCGCCGTCCAGGAGCACATTCGCTACGCGCAGTCGAAAGCGAAGATTCCGCTGCTGGTCGCCTCGAACCCCGAGATGGGCGGCTTCGGCTCGATCGATGACGGCACCCTGGTCGCTACCCACCTGAGCGCGGGCTCGAACCCCGACAAGTCGATCGCGCGCGACATGGGCCGCGTCGCCGGCCGCGAGACCGCAGCGCTCGGCTGCAACTGGGCGTTCGCCCCGATCGTCGACATCCACTACAACTGGCGCAACACGGTGATCAGCACCCGCTCGTTCGGCAACACCCCCGAGATCGTGATCGAGCGGGCCAAGGAGTACTTCGACGGGCTGAGCGAGTCCAACTCGGTCGCCGCGATGAAGCACTTCCCCGGCGACGGCATCGACGAGCGCGACCAGCACGTGGTCACCACCTACAACACGCTCGGCTACGACGAGTGGACCGACACCTTCGGCCGGGTCTACCGAGAGCTGATCGAGCACGGTGTGCAGTCGATCATGATCGGCCACATCGGCGCCCCCGAGCTGTCCCGGCACTTCCGGCCGGGAATGACCGACGCCGAGGTGATGCCCGCCACGCTCGCTCCCGAGCTGCTGCAGGACCTGCTGCGCGACGAGCTCGGCTTCAACGGCCTGATCCTCACCGACGCGTCGATGATGGTGGGCATGACCCAGGCGATGCGGCGCCGCGACGCGGTGCCGGCCTCGATCGCCGCCGGCTGCGACATGTTCCTGTTCTTCCGCGACCCGGAAGAGGACGTGCGGTACATGCTCGACGGCTACCGCGCCGGCGTGATCACCGAGCAGCGCCTGCAGGAGGCGCTTGAGCGCATCCTCGGCCTCAAGGCGACGCTCGGCCTGCACAAGACCCCGCGCGAGCAGCTGGTTCCGGGCCCGGAGGCGCTGTCGGTGATCGGCAGCGCCGAGCACCACGCCATCGCCGCCGACATCGCCGACAAGACGGTCACCCTGGTGAAGGACACCGAGGGCAACCTGCCGCTCGACCCGGCCAAGCACCGCCGCATCCGCCTGTATGGCGTGTCTGGCCAGGCCGACTTCACCGGCGTCGACCCCAGCGGCTACCTCGACATCGCCAAGGAAGAACTCGAGGCGGTCGGCTTCGAGGTGCACGTGTTCAAGAACGCCCTGCAGCGCGCCGCCGAGGGCGAGGAGCACGTCTACTTCCACACCGTGATGGGCGAGGAGGCGAACGAGCAGTACCACGAGCAGTACGACGCGGCGATCGTTTTCGCGAACGTCGCGGGATTCGCCCAGGAGGCGAGCATCCGGATCAAGTGGTCGACGCCGATGGCCGCGGAGATCCCCTGGTACGTCACCGAGGTGCCGACCGTGTTCGTGTCGTTGTTCCAGCCGAACCACCTGATCGACGTTCCGATGGTGAAAACGATGATCCACGCGCACGCGCCCAGCCGCGAGGCGATCCACGCCGCGGTGCAGAAGATCACCGGCAAGTCGGAGTTCCAGGGCACGTTCAACGACAACGTGTGGTGCGACACGTTCGGTACCCGCCTCTAGTCCCCCTTTCGTAGGACAAGAGGTGGTAGTAACGTCAGCTCATGGCGGCAAGCCTGCATCAGCGTGTTGTCGACGAAGTGGGTCGCCCGATCGTCGACGGCACGACTGTGCCGGGCACGGTGATGCTGGCCGACGAGATCGAGCGACACCTCGGTGTCAGCCGTTCCGTGGTTCGCGAAGCGGTGCGTGTGCTGCAGTCGATGGGCCTCGTGGCATCCATCAAGCACATCGGTATCAGGGTGCAGCCGTCGAACCGCTGGAACTTCTACCACCCTCAGGTCATTCGCTGGCGACTCGAGGGTGTGGGGCGCGGCGGGCAGTTGCGCGCCATCGTCGAGGTGGGCAGCGCGTTGGAGCCGATGGCGGCAGAATTGGCGGCACGATACGGGTCGCCAGAGATGGCAGACGAGCTCGTGCGAATCGCCGAGCAGATGAGGTCGCTGAATGAAACGGCCGACCCCGCCGAGTATCTCGAGCTGGACACGCGCTACCACCGGCTGGTGCTGCACGCCTCGGGCAACGAGATGTTCGCGATGCTCGACGAGGCCATCGCCATCGTGCTGCTCGATCCCGCCGCGCTCTCCCTCGTGCCGAAACTCCAGGGCACTGACGAGGTGGTCAACTGGCATCTCCAGGCCGCGAGGGCCATCCGCGGCCGCAACCCGGTCACGGCCCGCCGGTCGATGGAACACATCATACGGCGGGCCTTCGCCGAACTCGAAGAGGTGTGGGGCGACGCCCCCCGCCAGTTCTTCCCCTGAACCCCTGGGTGGTCCCGGCTCAGGCTGAGGCCTGAGGCCTGAGGCGGCGCCCCACGGTGCCGCCTCGGTCATCCATGCGGAACGACTACCCTGAAACGGTCTGACGACCACGAACCACAAGGAGCAAATGTGTCCGAATCCGGCGCAGCACAGGCGAACATCGGCGTAGTAGGACTGGCGGTGATGGGCAGCAACCTGGCCCGCAACCTCGCCAGCCGCGAGGGCAACACGGTTGCGGTCTACAACCGCACCTGGGAGCGCACCGACACCCTCATCACCGAGCACCCCGAGGCGGGGTTCGTGCCCTCGAAGACGATCGGGGAGTTCGCCGCGTCGCTGGCGAAGCCCCGCACCGCGATCATCATGGTGCAGGCGGGCCGCGGAACGGATGCCGTGATCGACCAGCTGGTCGAGGCGTTCGAGCCCGGCGACATCATCGTCGACGGCGGCAACGCGCTGTTCACCGACACCATCCGTCGGGAGAAGGCGGTTCGCGAGACCGGCATCAACTTCGTCGGCGCCGGCATCTCCGGTGGCGAAGAGGGCGCGCTGAACGGCCCGTCGATCATGCCTGGCGGCTCTAAGGAGGCCTGGCAAACGCTCGGTCCGATCCTCAAGTCGATCGCCGCGATCGCCGAGGGCGAGCCATGCGTGACCCACGTCGGCACCGACGGCGCAGGACACTTCGTGAAGATGGTGCACAACGGCATCGAGTACGCCGACATGCAGCTCATTGCCGAGGCCTATGACCTCATCCGCCGCGGCACCGGCAAGTCCCCGGCCGAGATCGCGGACGTCTTCGCCGAGTGGAACAAGGGCGAGCTCGAGAGCTACCTGATCGAGATCACCGCCGAGGTGCTGCGCCAGGTCGACGCCGAGACCGGCAAGCCGCTCGTCGACGTCATCCTCGACCAGGCCGGCGCCAAGGGCACCGGCGCCTGGACCGTGCAGACCGCACTCGACCTGGGCGTGCCCGTCTCGGGCATCGCCGAGGCCGTGTTCGCCCGCTCGCTGTCGTCGAAGCCCGCTCAGCGCGCCGCGGCAGCCGAGCTGCCCGGCCCGGACACCGAGTTCACCGTCGAGGACACTGAGGCGTTCATCGAAGACGTGCGCCAGGCGCTGTACGCGTCGAAGATCATCGCGTACTCGCAGGGCTTCGACGAGATCGTCGCCGGCGCCGAGCAGTACGGCTGGGACATCAAGAAGGGCGACATCGCCTCGATCTGGCGCGGTGGCTGCATCATCCGCGCGCAGTTCCTGAACCGGATCACCGAGGCCTACGCCGCGGAGCCGGGACTGGTGGCCCTCGTGACCGCGCCGTACTTCCGCGACGCGGTGACCACGGCGCAGGCTGCCTGGCGTCGGGTGGTCATCGCGGCCGCTGAGGCGGGCATCCCCTCGCCGGCGTTCTCGTCGTCGCTCGCCTACTACGACGGCCTGCGCGCCGACCGGCTGCCGGCATCGGTGATCCAGGGCCAGCGCGACTTCTTCGGCGCGCACACCTACAAGCGCGTCGACAAGGAAGGCACCTTCCACACCCTGTGGTCGGGCGACCGCACCGAGATCGAGTCGGCGGGGTCGTCGCACTAGTTCGCTGCGGCCGATTGGCCGCGTGAGTCGAGCGCCGTGAAAACCTACGAGCGCCGCTGCTATTGCAGCGGCGCTCGTTCGTTTCCGCGGCGCTCGCCCGGGTTGGGGGCCCTGCTCGCCCGGATGGGAACCCTGGTCGTGCGGCGGCAGCCACGGGCAGGTTGGCCTTCCGCGACATCCGTGAAAGACTGACAACGATCTCGGCAACCGGTTTCCAAAGTGGGGAACCTGATCCAACGGAGGAACCAAGCGTGGCAAAAATCGGCGTACAGGCAATGATGCTCAAGGACAGTTTCGCGGAGGTCGGGGCGTTCGAGACGCTGCGCCGGGTCAGCGAGATCGGGTACCACGCCGTCGAAGTGTCACAGATTCCGATGACGCCAGAGAACGTCGCGCAACTGGACCGTGCCCGCACCGAACTGGGCATGGAGATCGGCGCCCTGTCGGCCGCGTTGAACAAGCGTCCCGGTGCCCCGAACGATTCGCTCACCGACGACTTCGACAAGATCGTCGACGACGCCACGACGCTGCACTCGTCGATGCTGCGGATCGGGATGCTGCCGTTCGACGCGATGGCGTCGCTCGACAAGGTGATCCAGTTCGCCGAGCAGAGCAACGAGATCGCCGGGCGGCTGCAGGAGCACGGCATCAGCCTGTTCTACCACAACCACCACATCGAGTTCGTGAAGTACGACGGACGCTACCTGCTCGACATTATTGCCGAGCGCGCTCCGCTGATGGGCATCGAACTCGACGTGCACTGGGTGCAGCGCGGCGGCCTCGACCCGGTGAGAACGCTGCAAAAGTACAGCGACCGGGTCGCCATGGTGCACCTGAAGGACTACCGGATCGGGCAGATGCCCACCGAGGCGCTGGACTCACTGGCCAAGGGCGACTTCGCCGCGTTCATGACCGCGTTCACCGGCGTGGTGCAGTTCGCGGAGGTCGGCGAGGGCAACCTCGACTTCACCGCGATCATCGAGCAGAGCCTCGCCAGCGACGCGAAGTACCTGCTGGTCGAGCAGGACGACCTGTACGGCCGCACCGTCTGGCAGGCGCTGCAAACCTCGTACGACAACCTGGTGGCGCTGGGCTACAAGCACCTGTTCTAGGCGGTCGCGAGCGCCGCAGCGGTCAGCGCGTGCGGGCTCTCCGCAGCGTGACCGCCCGCGCCGCGAACCCGAGCGCGAGCATCGCGGCGGCGCCGAGAATCGCCTGCCACGGCAGGGTGAAGGCCAGCAGCACGCAGCCGAGCACGCCGACAACCTGCACGATCCGGGGAAGCCAGCGCTCGACATCCGTCTGTCTGAACGCCGACAGGTGCGCAATCGCGTAATAGATCAGCACCGCGCAACTGGAGAACGAGACCAGGCGAGTGGGATCGAGGAACAGGATGCCGGCGACCGCGAGCAGCGCGACGGTGACCTCCGCCACGATCGGGGCGTTGGTGCGCGGCGACACGTGGGCGAGGGCTCCGGGCAGGTCGCGGTTGCGGGCCATGGCGAGGCTGGTGCGGCTGAGTCCGGCAAGGATGCCCATCAGCGAACCCAGGCAGGCCAGGGCGGCGAGCACGCGCACCACCGGATCCCAGCCGCCGCTGACCAGCTCGGTCAGTGGTGAGGCGGATGCCGCCAGCCGCTGCTCCCCCAACCCGACCAGGCTCACCCAGCCGACGCAGGCGTAGACCACCAGCGCGATGGCGAGCGCGATGATGATGGCCCGCGGCAGGGTGTGCCGGGGGTCGCGCACCTCCTCGCCGAGGGTGGCCATGCGGGCGTATCCGGCGAACGCGAAGAACATCAGCCCGGCCGACTGCAGGATGCCGTACCAGCCCGCCTCGAAGTCCAGCGTGAACGGCTGCGCGGCGGCACCCTGCCCGAGCGCGGTGCCGATCAGCACGGCGAGTCCGGTGAGGGTGATTGTCACGATCACGGTGCTGACGCGGGCGGTGCTCCGGATGCCGCTGGCATTCAGCACCGCGAACACCACGACGGCCCCGACCGCGACCGTGCGCGCGTGCTCCGGCCAGAGGTAGCTGCCGGCGATCAGCGCGATGGCGCCGGCCGACGCGGTCTTGCCGCAGAGGAACAGCCAGCCTGCGGCGAACCCCCACCACGGGCCGATGGTCGCTCGGCCGTAAGCGTATGTGCCGCCGGATACCGGGTACACCATGGCCAGCTGCGCGGAACTGAGCGCGTTCAGCGAGGCCACCGCGGCCGCGATCAGCAAGCCGACGAGCAGAGCCGAGCCCGCGACATCCGCTGCCGGTGCCCAGACGAAGAAGACGCCGGCGCCCATCATCGAGGCGAGTCCGATGACGATGGCGTGGCCGGTGCCGAGTCGCCGCTGCAGTTGGTTCACCCAGCCACGCTACCTGCGAGAGGTGAACGGGGTGTGGCCGGATCCGCGCCGTTTGTGCGCGCAAGTGGGCGTATAGAGCGCCGGCAAAGCGCCGAGTTGCGCGCACAAACGGTGCGGGGCGTGCCGTGACAGGATGGAACGCGTGCACCCCGAGCTAGACGAGTACGAGCCCCACCCGCAACGCAAGCCGCGCCGACAGTGGATGATGCGGGCCGTGGTGTGGCTTGCCGTGCTCGCGCTTGTGCTGCCGGGCATCCTGGTGACCGCGAGCACCGCGTCGGCAACCGCTCACCGCTCATGCGCGGCGTACGTGGCGTCGCTCGGCGTGCCCGACTATGACGTGCGGTTCGAGTGGTTCACGCCAGCGGGCACCGGATGGCACTGCTTCGCGGTGCAGGGTGACCGCGAGACCCTGGTGTGGCTGATGGGGCTGATCCCCGGCGGTCCGCCCGCCGAGCCGCGCTCACCGCTGCAGCAGAGCTGAGCGACGGGCGAACAGGCGCGGGCGGGTGCCGGCGCCGGCACCGGCGGTCACCCGAAGGCGTAGCCCCTTACGCCGCCCCGTCGAACATCGAGGTGACCGAGTCGTCCTCGAACACCGCGCGCACGGCGCGGGCGATCAGTGGCGCGATCGGCAACACCGTCAGGCGGTCCCAGCGCTTCTCATCGGCGACCGGAAGCGTGTCGGTGACGACGACCTCGTCGATGAACTCGCTCTGCAGCAGCTCGGTGGCCGGCGGGCTGAACACGGCGTGCGTAGCGGCGACCACGACGCCGGTGGCTCCGGCGGTCTTCAGCGCCTCGGCGGCCTTCACGATGGTGCGGCCAGTGTCGATCATGTCGTCGACGAGCAGGCAGATGCGGCCCTCCACCTCACCGACGATCTCGTGCACCGAGATCTGGTTCGGCACCAGCGGGTCGCGGCGCTTGTGGATGATGGCGAGCGGGGCGCCGAGCTTGTCGCTCCACATGTCGGCGACGCGCACGCGGCCCATGTCAGGCGACACCACGGTCAGGGTCGACGGGTCGAGCTTGGCCTGGAAGTGCTTCAGCAGCACCGGCATCGCGAACAGGTGGTCGACCGGGCCGTCGAAGAAGCCCTGGATCTGCGCTGCGTGCAGGTCGACGCTCATGATGCGGTCGGCGCCGGCCACCTTGAACAGGTCGGCGACGAGGCGGGCCGAGATCGGCTCGCGGCCGCGGCCCTTCTTGTCCTGCCGGGCGTACGGGTAGAACGGGGCGACCACGGTGATGCGCTTCGCCGAGGCGCGCTTCAGGGCGTCGACCATGATCAGCTGCTCCATGAGCGCCTCGTTGATCGGCGCGCCGTGCGACTGGATCACGAACGCGTCGCTGCCGCGCACGCTCTCATCGAAGCGGGCATAGATCTCACCGTTCGCAAAGGTGCGGGCTTCGGTGGGAACCAGCTCTGAACCAAGTGCTGAGGCGATGTCCTTGGC
This Salinibacterium sp. ZJ450 DNA region includes the following protein-coding sequences:
- a CDS encoding APC family permease, producing the protein MNQLQRRLGTGHAIVIGLASMMGAGVFFVWAPAADVAGSALLVGLLIAAAVASLNALSSAQLAMVYPVSGGTYAYGRATIGPWWGFAAGWLFLCGKTASAGAIALIAGSYLWPEHARTVAVGAVVVFAVLNASGIRSTARVSTVIVTITLTGLAVLIGTALGQGAAAQPFTLDFEAGWYGILQSAGLMFFAFAGYARMATLGEEVRDPRHTLPRAIIIALAIALVVYACVGWVSLVGLGEQRLAASASPLTELVSGGWDPVVRVLAALACLGSLMGILAGLSRTSLAMARNRDLPGALAHVSPRTNAPIVAEVTVALLAVAGILFLDPTRLVSFSSCAVLIYYAIAHLSAFRQTDVERWLPRIVQVVGVLGCVLLAFTLPWQAILGAAAMLALGFAARAVTLRRARTR
- a CDS encoding sugar phosphate isomerase/epimerase — its product is MAKIGVQAMMLKDSFAEVGAFETLRRVSEIGYHAVEVSQIPMTPENVAQLDRARTELGMEIGALSAALNKRPGAPNDSLTDDFDKIVDDATTLHSSMLRIGMLPFDAMASLDKVIQFAEQSNEIAGRLQEHGISLFYHNHHIEFVKYDGRYLLDIIAERAPLMGIELDVHWVQRGGLDPVRTLQKYSDRVAMVHLKDYRIGQMPTEALDSLAKGDFAAFMTAFTGVVQFAEVGEGNLDFTAIIEQSLASDAKYLLVEQDDLYGRTVWQALQTSYDNLVALGYKHLF
- a CDS encoding FadR/GntR family transcriptional regulator codes for the protein MAASLHQRVVDEVGRPIVDGTTVPGTVMLADEIERHLGVSRSVVREAVRVLQSMGLVASIKHIGIRVQPSNRWNFYHPQVIRWRLEGVGRGGQLRAIVEVGSALEPMAAELAARYGSPEMADELVRIAEQMRSLNETADPAEYLELDTRYHRLVLHASGNEMFAMLDEAIAIVLLDPAALSLVPKLQGTDEVVNWHLQAARAIRGRNPVTARRSMEHIIRRAFAELEEVWGDAPRQFFP
- a CDS encoding glycoside hydrolase family 3 protein, whose product is MIDLTASPFNLDDEGVAWVRDTIDSLTLEEKIGQLFINLNTSFSPEYLDRIVGEYKVGGIRYMGASSTAVQEHIRYAQSKAKIPLLVASNPEMGGFGSIDDGTLVATHLSAGSNPDKSIARDMGRVAGRETAALGCNWAFAPIVDIHYNWRNTVISTRSFGNTPEIVIERAKEYFDGLSESNSVAAMKHFPGDGIDERDQHVVTTYNTLGYDEWTDTFGRVYRELIEHGVQSIMIGHIGAPELSRHFRPGMTDAEVMPATLAPELLQDLLRDELGFNGLILTDASMMVGMTQAMRRRDAVPASIAAGCDMFLFFRDPEEDVRYMLDGYRAGVITEQRLQEALERILGLKATLGLHKTPREQLVPGPEALSVIGSAEHHAIAADIADKTVTLVKDTEGNLPLDPAKHRRIRLYGVSGQADFTGVDPSGYLDIAKEELEAVGFEVHVFKNALQRAAEGEEHVYFHTVMGEEANEQYHEQYDAAIVFANVAGFAQEASIRIKWSTPMAAEIPWYVTEVPTVFVSLFQPNHLIDVPMVKTMIHAHAPSREAIHAAVQKITGKSEFQGTFNDNVWCDTFGTRL
- the gndA gene encoding NADP-dependent phosphogluconate dehydrogenase, which encodes MSESGAAQANIGVVGLAVMGSNLARNLASREGNTVAVYNRTWERTDTLITEHPEAGFVPSKTIGEFAASLAKPRTAIIMVQAGRGTDAVIDQLVEAFEPGDIIVDGGNALFTDTIRREKAVRETGINFVGAGISGGEEGALNGPSIMPGGSKEAWQTLGPILKSIAAIAEGEPCVTHVGTDGAGHFVKMVHNGIEYADMQLIAEAYDLIRRGTGKSPAEIADVFAEWNKGELESYLIEITAEVLRQVDAETGKPLVDVILDQAGAKGTGAWTVQTALDLGVPVSGIAEAVFARSLSSKPAQRAAAAELPGPDTEFTVEDTEAFIEDVRQALYASKIIAYSQGFDEIVAGAEQYGWDIKKGDIASIWRGGCIIRAQFLNRITEAYAAEPGLVALVTAPYFRDAVTTAQAAWRRVVIAAAEAGIPSPAFSSSLAYYDGLRADRLPASVIQGQRDFFGAHTYKRVDKEGTFHTLWSGDRTEIESAGSSH